The genomic stretch TGCAATTGAGCATTTTGTTATAAAAATTATCAGAATTAGGTTTTCATCACAATATCAATGTGGGGAATCTCTCATGCCACACCAACAGATGTAAGGGGAATGATATAATTTCTCATGGGCCACATCGGCGAGGAAACAGAgtgaataattaaaaaataactaaataaataaacctatGAGAGAGTGCTAGTATATTAATTGGCtcggaggatttttttttttttttcaaaacttgaTTAATCAAGTTAAGCACCGAGTTACCCTTCACCAAATTCCTTCTCTGTGAGCATCGGTCCCTTCCAATACCCAAGAGGAGGGGTATCAAACAANNNNNNNNNNNNNNNNNNNNAAAATTAGAATTTTCACCTTCGACAATGCCATCAATAAAGAGTTCTAATAAAATTTAATCATGATGTTGGGTAGAGTTTTCTTGGCGAATCCATTTTTGGTAATCAAATGGTGGATTTCTTCCATGATTCTACTTATGGGAACATGGattaggaattttatttggtccGGTGATCTAAATAGTTGCAAATTTACTATAGTGAAAAATGGAATGACCTCTGCAAGCCAAAAGATGAAGGTGgctttaagggtgtcaatcgaatTGGTACTCGGTATGGTACAGAAGCTCGGTTCCAGATACCGAAACCATACCGTACCAGAAATAATGTCAACTTGTCAATACTGGTATGGTTTCAGTACGGCATTTATTTGGTACAAAAACGATTTCGATATTCGGTATGAAAACGGTTTTGATATTCGGTACAcatggaacttttttttttggtaaaggattCACTGCCATCTTCAGAAACCTGCAAAAACACATTCATCTCATACAATAAGGGTTGACGATGAGGTCTCAGCTATGGAGGTTGATGACTTGATTATAGGGTTTTGAGATGAGGATGGAGGGCATGATACCAATAATGGGAAAGATAGAATCTGAATTAGTATTCCTCACAACTAGAGTTGAAGAGATGAGAAGAAGTAGGGATAAAGTTTATCCAAGAGGGAGAGATGGGAAACTGATTGTGGTGAAGAGGGAGATGGTCATGGAGGTTGCGGCTTGGTGCTACCTAGGTTCACGGTCAACAGAACCAAAGCCAATCGACTGAAGTTTTGGAGATTTGTTTTGAagtcttctatttcttcttccttgagtgCTTGACGCCAACGGCTTGAGAAGTGAAAAACTAGGAAATTGGTTAAcaggttagggttttgtgggGAGTAGggagtttttttttataataatggTTTTGacattttgtcattttgaaaaaggTGAGTTTgcttttttataattaatagagaaaattgcattgccacccctgAACTTTGATCTTTATTCAACGCCAACCCCTgaacttttcgaaacgtcaaagccaccccttaaaaattcaaaaattttcaaatcggtccctgccgttagccgaccgtgttaaatgaatgaaaaccggttatttttttgtaatatacccaaaatacctccacctattgtgagaggacaatattgcaattctcccccctccggcgtgCAAAGCTCTCCCCACTCCGGATGGGATGGGAGGTCGAGGATCTCAGGACCAGTCTCTCAAAGGAAGGGATCTATCCATCTATCTATCGCTGGAGTTTGGAGAAGATCAAATTTAGTTGCAGAGGTGTTGTGGGGAAGAAGATAGTTAAAGCAATATGGCAGGGATGTTACCAGGGGTTGAGCTAGCATAGAGCAGTAACAAGAAACCTCCACTCCCACTAGACTTCgtagaagaataagaagaagaactcCTCCCTCCATCACTACTCTCCTCTGCCCACTGCAAAACACTTGAACATGATAGAGATGACGACAAAGATATCGCCGTCGGCGACAACGATAAGCTTTTCCTCATAAATCTCTTCTCTGGGTCTACCATCTCAGGCCATACCCCACCATCCCCAACCTGAAACACGAACACTCCATGCCCACCAGACCCTGCAACCCAATTGAACACATCCCAATAGAACTCCACTTCTGAACCCCCAATCGCAATTCTCTCGTTCCCTCTGAATTTCCACGCTAATCTCTTCACGATCAAACCCACCTCACCATCCACCTTCACCCTCAACATTCCGCCGTTACATTCGATCCCAATTTCGTGTTTCGATCCAGAGATTTGAGCTCTGGTCATGAAATTCCTGCGCCCAAATACATGCTCGCGACGGGATTGTAATGCAGGCTCAGCGGAAGGAGAGATTCGAGTAACCCTAGTAATGCATCGAAGCGCGTCGTCTCTTAGATCACCGAGGAAGAATTCGATGTGAGCATCGGAGGCTATAGCAATGTAGAAGGATGAGGTAGGCTCGGCAGAATTCTGGTTAAAATCGGCTTTCGTGAAATCCCAATAGAGCTTAAttcggtggtggtggtggtggtggtggcggatGAGGGAGATGGATTTTGAGCCAATTCTATTTCTTCTGAAGGAGAAGGTTGATGGGCAGAGAAAGAGATTGATGGAGAATGAATCGGCAGCTTGGATGGTTAAGGAGTGAGAGACGATGGTTTTCGACCAGGTTAACGTCAGTAAGGTAGGGAAGTTGTAGAGTAGAGTCTAGTAGATGCAAGTGATGAGGTTTTGTGGCTTCTGGGTATCTTCAATACTAGGCTGTTTGGGATTGCTGAAACACGAAGGGATCATGGTTTCGCTACTTCTCTGAAGctgaattaatgggtttttcaTGTTCAAAGACTAGAGTTTAACACTTTATGGAATAGAGAGATGGGTTTTGCCGTTTTGATTGTCATGGGAAGcttctggtttctggtttccATGCTTCGTTCAGAGGAGctacggagagagagagagagagagttgggatCTTGGTTTTATCTGAtatttgatttgaaaggtttgagTTAATATGGGATTGATTttgcacgccggagggaagataatcggacgccggagggatggatcgtcttcttcttcttgtccaaccgagtgagtgagaggtgtgaaatgagagatgggagatgagTTTAGAAGatacaaataaaagagaaggcaatattgtcctctcacaataggtgagggtattttgggtatattataaaaaaactaactgattttcattcatttaacacggTCAGCTAACGGCAGAGACTGatgtgaaattttttgaatttttaaggggtggctttgacgtttcaaaaagtccagggggtgacGTTGAATAAAGATCAAAGTTCAAGGgatggcaatgcaattttctctaattaATAAATAGGGAGACATGGGAATTGGGACAATAGGTCTTAGCCCCTTAGGGTTTTGTCATTTGTGAGAATCATAGAATCTAGAGACGTTAGAGTAACAGAATTACACTTAAGACAGTTTTTGGTACGGTTTTTATATGCAATACCAAAACTGTACCATACcgagaaaatttctttttttccaaaccAATACCGTATCAAATTAATTCGATTCAATTCGGTATCAGTAATTTGGTACGGTATTCAATATTCGGcattgattgacacccttaggtggCTTAGGTATTCACAAGTTGACGATGTTGATTAAACTCTCTTATCAAAGCTTTGTTAGACAATCAAGCATGAaaattatatttgttatttcatgaGAGCTAAATATTTCAGATCAGATGGATCTTTCAAAAGATCAAATCGGTGCTTGTCCATTTTGGCCAGGTATAAAATGAGTTTTGGCAATGAGTTTCTGTAAATGAAGGGTGAATAATTGGTGatgattccaaaataaaatttgaagtgATAAAGTGGTTGGGAGACTTTCATAGCGGAAATCTCCTCTGTCAatcattcaaaattttgttaCTGCCATGCAAAAGTTTCTCTTAAATTTTGAGAGATATTTTTAGATGAATGTCTAGAGGACAGGACTTAATACAATGgcaagatcaaggattaaagaatTGGTATAGACCGTTGTATCAGtcaactaaatttaagatacgtatcagaagGTAccatatcatatcggagatacgctaagatatgctaaagaccAAAGATTAaaatatcggtatcgatcaccgTATTGATCGACTAAATTTAAAATACGTATTGAAAGGgtatgtcgtatcgtatcggatatactttaaaccatggataAGATTACTCCATTGCAACTTAATGATTGCAGATTAGAGTCGAGAAACAATCTTCCACAAAGCGGGGATAGGCTCTGTATATTATGATCCTCCCCAAAACCCGCACTAACAGAAGAGGCTCATGCATGCTATACGTCcttatatatattgattgataaacaaaagatgaaaattaaatcaaaataaccaaaattatATCTAATATTTGATTGCCTTTAGTTGAAGCTGATGATGTTTATGCTGAGGCAGCTCTATCAGTTCTTTCTCATTATGAGTGGGATGCGAATAGAGAAAACTTTGACTAGTCTCTTGGTTCTCTTTAGTATGGCAATCTTGTTTCCAGCCGAGACACTCGATTTCATTCACAACCTTTTGGACTGTGCCTTCTCCCAAGTGTGTAAAGACTGCACTGCCTCCTGCCTAAATGCCTCTACACAAcctcccaaccccccccccaagcaacacacacacacatattggCCTCAGTTTAAACCATTGTGCACCTTAGGCACTTAGAttttgtgaaatttttatatgtaCTAATGCATCCTCAACCTTGACCAGTCATCCACAGAACCTGGAGTCAGCTTTCTTGCACTGGCACTGAAGGACCACGGACCAAAGAACTGGAATTGGATCAGCCAATTCGATCCCCGATTATGGCCAATCCAGTCGATCGATCCACTTCCAATATCTAGGACTGACATATTATGGCCGATTCAATCCAATTAACATTCTTACCTCTTCCATACAAACCAGTACCGTCTAGTAGAAGGGACGGTCTGGGTTGGCCTCCCTAAAATATTTCAACTCTTTTGAATCCACAGCAAACCCAATATGTGTAACATGTCTACTATCTTCTCATCTATGACATACCCAATAGTACTCAACCTCCTAACTGGTCATCGAATCATTTCATCAGCTAGAATCAGCCCACTAACCTATCTGGTCAAAGGGTGGTTTGTTTAAATTATAAGCTTTCGAATGAGCACCACAAAGCCACAGGTAAAGAATGGTAAATGTGAAGGCCAAGTCAAGTGTCAGAAACTTTAAGCAGTTCAAGTACATGAAAGTATTTGCAGAAAATTTATCANNNNNNNNNNNNNNNNNNNNaaaaaaaaaaaaaaaaaaaggaacagaaACACTGATACCTGTCCCAATCTATATGGGTGAATAGTTCCATCAACCCTATATTGTCAACCGTGTGTAACTCGTGTGTACCTATTGCATGAGGTTTCGTAAGATTTGAGAAGGAACATAATGTACGTAATTTTACTCatattagagattttttttagtCGATCCTACAATTATTAGGTACAATGAAACAACGTTACAATTGCACCGAGGTCTACCCCCCTCAGTATAACAATGAAAACTAGTAAAAATatcaattgatttttttctcaCCTAAAAGTTTCAATTTCTTGTATAAACCACCACCATAAATTCCCATCTACCATATTAAAATGCACTatagtctttttcttttttttttttaagaatgcACTATAGAGTCCAAAACCATACAAACCCAACACTCAAATTGTGAAAAGTATTCAATATCCAATATAGAAAATGAATCAAATTATAAAGTTATATATATGTTCCAAATAGAATTAATTACTAGTAGCCTAAGGGAATTAAAAAACAAATCCTACTTAATCGATAAGCTAAAACTCAAAGAGACAATAAActcacaaaaatagaaacccatGAAACCAAAGCAATTGAGGCTACTAGTCCCGGCGCCGATGACCGTGCTGGAGCCGGTGCGATGCCGCTATCTGAAGGAGTGCCTGAACCACCTTCCGATGGACTTGGAGCATTAGGTGTTGGCGGTGACGGTGGAGGAGTTGAAACGACCGGAGATGGAGAAGCCACGGGAGGTGTGTTTTCCTTTGGTGGAGAAGCCATGGGAGAAGGTGCCATTCCCTTTGGAGGAGAAGCCACGGGAGAAGGTGTCATTGCCTCTGGTGGAGAAGCCATGGGAGAAGGTGCCATTCCCTTTGGAGGAGAAGCCATGGGGGAAGGTGACCAAGCCTTAGGAGGAGAAGCCAAGGGAGATGGTGCCATAGACTTTGGAGGAGAACCCATGGGAGATGGTGACCAAGCCTTAGGAGGAGAAGCCATGGGAGAAGGTGACCAAGCCTTAGGGGGAGAAGCCATGGGAGAAGGTGTCATAGACTTTGGAGGAGAAGCAATGGGAGAGGGTGTCATAGCCTTTGGAGGAGAAACCATAGGAGAAGGTGACAATCCCTTTGGTGGAGAAGCCATGGGAGAAGGTGCCTTTCCCTTAGGAGGAGAAGCCACGGGAGAAGGTGACACAGCCTTAGGTGGAGAAGCCATGGGAGGAGACCCAGAAGGTGAGGGAGCCTTAggtggagccgagggtacaggATGGTGGTTTCTCACAGCCAAAACAAGGGTGATCAACTTCTCTCCTTTCCCACAGTTACCATTCTCCCCACTGATGAAGTAGAAAGGACCAGATCGATCAAACTTAAACTTCGAATCACCATCATCCATCTTCTTCAATGGCTTCCCTGTATTGCAACTATCATAGTCCTCTTTGTTCACAACCAACACAGAATCCGATCCCTTCTTATACTTAAACACTATAAAGACATCAAAAAGATTAATtaaaaccaaaaaggaaaaaaaataataataattcaaagACAAGCCCAGAGAGATTGATTACCTAGAGTATCATTAACTTGAAACCTGTTTCTTCCAGCCCAAGAATTATAATCCTCAGAACCGTTCAAAACCCATCCATCTCTTCCTCCAACATAGAAAGTATAAGCTTGAGATGAACAGAAAAAACCCATTAAAATAGCAACAAAAAGGCTACCACTGATCAGTCTCTGCAACTCCATGGCTAAAACCCAGAAGAACAACTGAGACTCACAGACTCAACCTTGATTGATTGGGTTTATAAGAGAGAAACAGAGACTGaaagataaaaggaaaaaaaaaaaaaaaagtagagataAGGACAAGATTGAAGAGGAAAGTAGAAAATATAAGAGATAGAAAAGGTAATCTTTCTGGTTTGACATATATATAGTGAGATCCGCGAATGATGTTACCGTTGCAAAGTTGGAAATTTTTGGAATCGTATCCTTCTATATCGTTACGTGTAATAACTTAGCTGCGATTTTTAGGGATTTTAATTCTCTGTTTATATTTAGGAATTTACACGTGGCAGATGGCTAGTGACTCAACggtaatatatattttaataatgGGTCTTAAAATAAGTTATTATCGTCTTCTTAATATTTTCAACCGTTGGATCTCTGAGCTGGACCCCATCTTTGATAtctatttttaatgattttgatTGATAATCTAATTTTACTAAAAATAGACAGAAATTATGAGCCAGTTGTTTCATATTAGACTAGAAGAGTATGGATTCTAaggagtaagggtgtcaattggttggtttGAATGAGTTTTGATTTAGTTTTATCAGTTTCGGTGTGAGAGAATGAGTGAAATCAAAACATGAATCAGTAAGGATGCACTACTTTTAGTTTGGTTTCGGGCTTTTgttgatttgattttagtttaCCATCTAAATATATTCAATAGTATGAATAAAAATGTGTTTTGATCTAATTCTTAAGTTTGACTTAGTGTCTTATCGATAAGCTTGGTTTGATTTCATTCCCGCATCACCCGGAAACCTCATCCAATAAACTCATATATCGATTTCAACGAttcgggttaggttttgacaccccaaGTAGAGAGTGTTCatattcaaattttttctttcataaagcaaaaagaaaaaaggtgctCCAcgatagtgatcatagcccccagccATTGCCCTCATTCAACAAATGGTGCTTCCGCTAGACCAATGAGTGATAATGAGACGTGCCGACTATAATCCACAACCAATCGACTCAACCAGTAGTGGGGGAAGGAAAAATATCTTCATCCATAGGATCTAATTCTCATATTTCATTTGGTGAAAATTAGTAATGACATTCATTCTTCCTACCTTAAATCACCATGGGTGAATAAATTCTTTCTTCATTGTAAATCTGTTCCAACTCACCTCCATTAGTGTTTATATGTATCTATATTAGCTgatttgatattgatattgatatggatATTGCGTATagttttctaaaaaaaagatattGCGTAATACTTTCTTCTCTGATGACTTTTCTTGTAAAAGGAAATTCAATAAAAGCTATAGGAGAGAATttctatatattatataataacaAAAGAGTTTTGCATTGCATGTAACTTTCACCAACTGTGAATTTCTAAGATGAGATCTGCAGTGTCATTACGCGTCAAATTAGCATTTCTAGCTCTTGACTTTTTCAAGCTTGAttggaaagaattttattttcggTAGAAAGCTTGATTggaaataaaactcaaattaagGATGTGATAAATTAGTAAGATGATAATAGAAAGTATTCATTAATTGATTCTTTCTTCATGTACTCACttaggtttcattttttttctcttttctctatttttggtagaaattttgtAAATCACATTTATTTTAGATGCGGTCAAGTTTATTACAACTTCATAAGCCTTTATCTCTTACTTTATACAAACCTAACCAAcaccactaaaaaaaaaaaataaaaaaaaataaaaaataaaaaaagaagaagaagaagaagaaagaaaaagaaaaagaaaaagaaaaagaaaaagaaaaagaaaaaggaaaagaaagagatttgAAGTAAAAGCTGAAAGTGATCAtgtttctcttcacccaagaTTCGCTTGCCAATGGCAATTGGTACCATTCAAATGACTTGAGGAGAAATGTATTttcaaagggaaaaggaaaaagggttGCAATTTGTAAATTGACAAGAGTCTCATTCTATGGTAACATCACTAATGAAAAGGGATTCTTCTCACTCATGgttgaagaaaaactttatcaacaaaggaaaaaaaaaaaaatggatttcatCCAACATTATGAGaaaatttctctattcatcAATTGTAAAGAAGATCAAGATCCGTCATGCCCATAGAGTCTCATCCAACTGCAATTTGAGGGTAGGTTtggttttttcaaaatatcttaaATGATTATCTTTTAGTATTCATCATGGATTTAGGAACCTATATCAGAGCCATCAATACCAAGTCATTATATAACATATATTGAaggcaaaacagtaaaataatgATATCGGAATATTGAggggtaaaatcatctaaataaATTCAATACAGTATTACAGCCATCCGGATCGGTATTAATTTGGTGTCCAAGAGCTCTTCAAAAAGGAATCAAAGGACAtaagaatttttatttatttatttatttttattattattattttttaatgtaaGATCCGCACTAGAGCTAGATAGGGATCCACAAGGAGATAGACAAGAAACCACTAACCACACTTAGTGTTGGATCCTTTACAATGAGGTAGTGAGCATCCAATGACTATGGTTCATGTCAGGGTCTtccagccattggatgctcactgtCACTCACCACTCATTATAGAATATTCAGACTCCACACTTATTACTAACTACTAGCTTACttactattatattatattaagaAAGTTGGAGAGCGGATctggttcacgtacgagaatgtacgATAACGATTTTGGTTTGTGGATATagaattaattttctctctctcttcatttaatagattctatatccacggatcaggagtgtacgagaacattctcgtacatgaacctgatctgTTCAATGGCTACCCAAACCTTAAGCTATAGCCCAACGCCTAATTGGCTGCCACTGAACTAAAGGATTATCCCCATacattttatatgaaaattttttcCTGAAATAAAAAGTGAGGACAACCAAGCCATTTTAACCGTTGGATAGAAAGTTTTTTATCTAAATCAGTCATGCATGTGTTAATAGTTAATACTCATGGCTGGTCTATCTCAACCATTGTCCCATTATATTGTTTCTTCAATTGCCCAATTGTTTCCAATGTTGCAATTGTCATCCTttaaattatttcttttcttttttcaaatctttatttctctATATAGTTAAATGCATTTGAGCATAAACTTGCAATATGATTAAAGGCTTATATGGACAATATagatctgaaaaaaaaatatatatatagtactATTTGGACAGTCATGTGATAGAAAGCAAGTCTATGGAAAAAGTCTATATACACGGCTTGAGAAGAGTCATGTTCCAAGTTATCATTCCTTTTAATATTGAAGCTATGAAtgttaattatttaaaaaataataataagaatgcTAATGAGTGATATTAATTTTCGTCTCAATGACAGTCAATGTTGatcaaataaaaatgatatGGGAAATATTTAGTCCAAGAAAGGATAACCCACATGAGGAAAAAAACACAAGTAACTTATTGAGCCCACGAAAGACTACTTGACCTATTAAAGAAGGTCCACAATCTTTTCTTAAATTATGGGCAACAACTTTTTTATAATCCATAGAGGTTATAATCATGATGCTTAGTCATCGaatcataatttattttttcatcaccttggtttcttcttcaattgtgAAATCTATAGATTTGTAAGAAGAATACACGTGTTACAACTAATAGCTTACGGCATGAAAAGGGTAGCTCGgtagtaattttatttttgtcagtAACCACCAACATCCCTTAACCTCTTTGATGAAAAAATCATTTATAGCCATTACATCGGTGCAGCAAACAATGGGTAACTAAAAACCCTTTAAAATAAATGTCCAAATAATCTCAATCGTCCGATACTCATCGTATCGCACCACTAACTACAAAGAATATAGACTCACCTCTTTGGCCCAATTCCTCCCAAGTGAAGACCGACTTTGATCTAGGAGATGGTGGCAATAGACTGCAATCCTTGCCCAGCTGCACTAGATGACACCATCAAATAGTCAAATCATTTTATGACTCATATAATAAGATTTGATCAAAACGAATGTTGGATGGATAAGATGACCTACAGAATTAGACTTATCATTAATGTCTCATCTCAACCAAAGTTATTTTCTCAATCATTTTTCAAAGCTTCATATCCAATATGTGTCAAATAGATATGTAGCGAGGTGGACAACATATATGTCCAACAAAATTTCAGGGCTGAGCTGCCATGCTGATTCAAAAAATCATCCTTTTTTATATCTCTTAGAATGTGATTGATGGTGACATAATATGAAATGTTCAAATTTTTATAATTGAAACATCTCTGATACGGCAATAATATTTGAGAGCCTAGGTTAGTTTTTATTATCATCAATAATTTTACTTTAAGTTGAGGGTTTTTTATGATACTGGTGtgcttaatctctcataccacgTCAATTTTGATCGGAGAAACAATTTCATCAAGTAGCAGACTCACATAACATATGAGAAAAGAGAATATTAATATGAAATTCACAACTCTTTGTATAAGAAATTTTGGGAAAGAATACTCATGTTGCTCGTgtaaaaatctttttttctttcggtTCATGAATGAAGTCACACATCTCCTAAGTGGAGACATTTAACACTTCAAATTATTAGATTTCATTTGATTGTAAGGGCAATggaataagagaaaagaaagaaaatatttatattttctataaattatattttatttttcaaagaaaatttaataattatttttaaaaatatttttatttagaagaaaatatttgaattttccCTATACCCAAATGGAATCAAATGCCCCTAAGCTTCATGTGATAGTAATTCATAAAATTGtttgttgttttgtttgttttgtagGCAACACACTTTTTTATGAAGTTGTACAACCTGAGAATTAGGTGGTAGAGAATTAGGTGCGTTGCACAGATGTGCTATCAATAGGCTATTGAGGAAACATAAGTACAAGTCGACAAAGAAGCACCACACGTACGTCTACTTTCGCAAATTGCGTGGCTTATTTTCATTGGAACCCCAGCCTTATCCATGGTCATGTCTCTCATGCTTTTGTCTTCTAAACCTTACATGGGAAGGCTATGGTTTTCCGCATTGGATGCGATCGTTTtctaacgaaaaaaaaaaaaaatctgtcggTGGAAAACGCCAGATGTGCAGGTCAAAGGTAGAGTGTGTAGGAATATCTTCAACGCATAACTGAGGATAGTATAATCTTTTCACATCTGTCTTAGGTGTTTCTTATATTAGGCGGGTAAGATTCTTTTTCTATTGTTGTAATatatgaaaagagaaaattgtt from Macadamia integrifolia cultivar HAES 741 chromosome 11, SCU_Mint_v3, whole genome shotgun sequence encodes the following:
- the LOC122093284 gene encoding early nodulin-like protein 2; this encodes MELQRLISGSLFVAILMGFFCSSQAYTFYVGGRDGWVLNGSEDYNSWAGRNRFQVNDTLVFKYKKGSDSVLVVNKEDYDSCNTGKPLKKMDDGDSKFKFDRSGPFYFISGENGNCGKGEKLITLVLAVRNHHPVPSAPPKAPSPSGSPPMASPPKAVSPSPVASPPKGKAPSPMASPPKGLSPSPMVSPPKAMTPSPIASPPKSMTPSPMASPPKAWSPSPMASPPKAWSPSPMGSPPKSMAPSPLASPPKAWSPSPMASPPKGMAPSPMASPPEAMTPSPVASPPKGMAPSPMASPPKENTPPVASPSPVVSTPPPSPPTPNAPSPSEGGSGTPSDSGIAPAPARSSAPGLVASIALVSWVSIFVSLLSL